Part of the Xiphophorus couchianus chromosome 19, X_couchianus-1.0, whole genome shotgun sequence genome is shown below.
TTCAGTATTTCTCCTCTACCAGTCCAGCTTTTGAGTATCTTGTTATAGTAACAACCCTTGTAAAATAATGTATCTATTACTTCCCAGTCATCCTGATTGTTTTTCCCTTTCAATACGGGGTCTTGCAAAGGTGTTAATGctgtcttttacatttttgtcaagttacaatgtatatattttactgggatttttatttaatagaccAGTGTAAAGTAGTTCATAATTAGTTGAACcatttttgccacttttttGGAGGGTCTGTACTCTCTAAGACTGGGCTTTAGCCAGACACATAAAAGAATACAACTATATtctcaatgtatttttaaatgtttatttatttattaactttacaaatttaaatgatcaaaaatcaTACAATGATTTAAGCAGTTTGATTTAATGTAGAATAATCCAGTTCAGATTTCACATGTCAAAGTattctaaaatgaaaaagtagAGAATATTTAAGTaccaaaaaatataataataataataaaacaaaacaaaattttcaataaaagctaaaaattcATAATTTGACTCCGGAAAAGATGCGACTCCAAAGTGGACAATTTCTGTTGATATAATTATTGAGAAGATGATTGAAGCTCAATGCAAACAGTCCAGGTGGAAAGAAGTGTTataattgggtaaaatttacaGGGTAAACAATTTACCCTGTAAATTTTGTATCTCTAATTGATTTTACCTTAGACTCAAACTAAGAAGTGCTTCTGagctttgtttttgcagaatcTCCAGCCATTCATAGCACAGCACTGACCACCGTTCTGGCCCCTTCATTTGTCTGCTGTCCTCAGAGTTGCTTCCCTTGGATCTTCTGTCTTTTGTTCTGGAGAGGGACACCTCCCGAGTGGTCCCCGGGGCGCGCGTGAAGCAGTCAGCTGGAGCGAGGGGCGTCCAGTTTCTCAGCCCCGATGCGTCTATGAGCTTCCCCGCTTCCCAGCTCTTGGTGAACTGTGACCTTTTCCCCAAAGAGTTTTCCATTGTTATCACAGTGAAAGTGAATCGCTTTGCACCCAAGGTAAGCATCTGTCAGAGGTGATGAATCTCTGACACAAGACCAAAAGTatactttgcaaaagtattattgcaaataaatatttcatttattctaaattaatacaaaataaatatctcataaaataaatattttattaactacattatatattaaatactaatatttatttcatatactaaataaatattacttaTATATGCTGATATgtaaacaacacagaaacctaaatccTTACAGACTCAACTGAAAGTCAGTGtactttaatgtgtttattatctGCAACATAAtgtaaaagagaaagaatcaGTTTTGGTGTAAAATACCAAGGAGTAAAACTACATACAcgattttaaaatctgtaaacacaccattataaataaatttactcCTTTACATTTTGCCACTGCCAAATTCGTTTAGTCTTGAGGGCATTTACTCTCTTTCTTGCAGCGAGACGAGTACGTCTTCTCTCTGATGGGACGAAGTAACGTGGAGGCTGTCGCACTGGAGGAGAAAGAAGACGAGCAGCGCCTGAGGGAGAAGGAAACTAAGAGTGATGAGAAACATGCAGGGGTCATCCTTGGACTAAAGTTATCCCAAAACAgcctgcattttgttttcaacgGCCATCGGAAAGCAGCAGAGCACTGGAGCTTTCAAGGCATCCGTCTAACTCCCAACCAGTGGCACACACTGGTTTTAGTCATCGGCCTTCACCACAGGAAGCTGACGGTGGACTGTAACCCGCCGCTGGAAAGGTAAGCTCAGCTCTGCCTGTTCtctctttttgccttttttccgTCCATCATCTGCCTTTCCTTCTTACCTGTCAGATCCTGGACGTCTCAccacaataaaatgttcttgctgtaatgtaaaatgtatttgcgCCCTGCAGTCATATCATGACATCCTGGCAGTAAGTGACAAATGGTTTTGAGAAGAAGCTTCCTCTGACATGCAGCAGGGTGCAATCTCTATAACCATCAGAACAGTTCAGGTTTCaagttcttgtttttcagtctgaaatTTAAGAAAGTTACTTCAGTTGGAGGAAATTCAGCCTCAAGTGACTTGCGATGTTTGAAACGTTATACTGTAAACAtgttacagaaataaacttcattgtattttgttAGGACTTGATAAGATTAGTGCAAAGCAGAACATAATTCTGAAGcggaagaaaagagaaacatggatcccaaatttgtttttacaaaagaaaaactgaaaagtgtggtgtgcattttttatttaaccccCCCCCCATTTCCTAAAAAATGTACTCTTTAGGAATCTCCATTTGTTTTGCACTCCCAGCTTTAGTTTTGAGCGTTCAGAGCTGCATGGGATGTCGGCAAGTCCACATGATTTATGAATGGCCAGAAGCAGATCAGAGGCGACTTGTCTTTGTGAGTTTATGAAGgaaatgttttgagaaaagtgcgttgactgtaaaaaaaaaaaaacccaaaacaaccaAGGGTTGTGCATACTTTAGGAAGGCAGTGTTTATTAGCTGTTTAGGATAATTGTCTTTTATTGCAAACAGTGGTCCCTCCAGGGCTTTCCCTTCAGATCTTAACATCCAGGCATCCAGATTCCACATTGGCAGTCGGGGAAGATGGAAGGGCTTGTTTTCAGTGAGTTGAGTTTCAAATTGTGATTCAACTCCAAGGACATTTAATAGCATCCCAACCACTTGTTGACGAGTATCTCATCTGTTGCCACATGTTCAGGGTCTGATGCGACAACTGGTTCTTGTGCCGAACTCAGACGCCTCCAATCAACTCTGCCCGTCTTCTGACCCCCGGCTTGCAGCTTTGTCAGTTCCACCGCTGCTCTTAGACCTGCCTGTCAGGAGGAGGCAGAATGAGAGACATGACACTTCCTCTGGTAATTTGTACATTTGCTTCACAAGGGAATGTGACGCGAGTATTAGGGAATTACCGCTGATTGCTCCGTCTTCAATGCGATCTGTCAGGAGCCGCAGGACGACTGTCAGTGGGCGTGGAGAGGCCATGTTCTGAGTTGCTGCGAGGTCAGCTGTGGTTTAATCCTCTCAAAAAGGGCCTCTATGTCTGTGATGGGTCAGTGTGGATCACTGTGTTGGAGGGTGAGCATCCAACTGCTAGCAACAAGCAGCTTTATCTCTTTGTTACAACTGACAAAATCATTTTACCTTCCAACACAGACCATAAAAGACTGGACTATGTTTTGGAACAGCAGGTTCTTACCACCAGCTCTGAGACACACGATGTAGAGGTATTTCTTCATCATTCCTTTTCCAATACgactttgctgttttgttttgagcaAATTTTTATCTGATCTTTAGGTGTTTCAGATACAAGGCATTGGCCTCATGGCTGCTATGGCCCACAGATCCTCAgcctctggttctgctgtgtACCTCTGGACCAACTTGGGTTTCCGGCTCTACCAGAACATCAGCACTCACGGCGCTCTGTCTTGGAAGCATTTCCAAGTAGGAAAGAAGGTGTTATGGAGATTCcatccttttttttatcaacaccTTTTGAAAATTCAAACCTTAAATTCATCTCTCATTacctctgttttgttgtttttgcctaTAGGCATATCTGGTAGTGTCTAATTCTGGGACTGAAACAAACAAGTCCGTCGACAAACAGCCTGAATCtgacttttctgtcatttataaaTGGAGCAACAGAAGAAAACGGTTTGTGCAGTTCCAGACTCTGCAGACCTACTGCGCTCGAGACTGGGAGGCTTTCAACATTAATGAACAGACATATCTTGCTGTGGCCAATCACAGAATGGGTAAgcaattattcaaaataattgatattcaaaAATCCTTATCacgtttttgcttcttttttttaatcattcttaaatatttcagatcattcAACCGACTTTAATATCAGATAGATAATCCAAGTAAATACAGAAAGCAGTACTCTATTGTTAAAGTGTGGCGTAATTGATTAACCACTTTTTTGCTGACAGATTTGCAGgatcaataaataatttaaacaaaaaaatgctgacaacattaagaaggaaaaacatcatgtcccaatctaaaaaaaagagacaaagctTATTTCCCTTAATTAGCATaattaacatttgaaaactacTTTTGTAAATACTTGGGTTATATTTATCTGGTTAATGATCTGTAACATGTAAGTgtgtaagaataaaaatatttctgtcagaAGGTGAACACCGTATGACTGTACTGTATTTCAGTGCCTTGCAGCTTTTTGGCGATGCTGAATAAAACCAAATCTTACTCTTACCGTTACTCCTTTTAGGAAACAACAATCACACCATCAACAGCGTGATCTACAAGTGGAGCAGATCGACAAAGTCTTTTGAGGTTCACCAGACACTGATCACATCAGGGGCCTACGACTGGGAGTTCTTCAAAGTTGGACCGTACCACTTCCTGGTGGTTGCAAATGCTTTCGATGGCATGACCACTTCTCTGGACTCGGTCATCTACGTTTGGATCGATGGAAAATTTCAAGTGTTCCAGACAATCAAGGTGTGTGATAAGAAGAACAGTTGCATCAAAAATGGTGCCGACAACGGCTCATATCTGATTACACTACCACTGCCAATCTAACCACTGTGAAAAGTTGATGGCACTTGAAGGCAGCATTTTAGTAGGGGGTGGATTTCACCTGATAAGAGCCATATCTCTGAGATGATCACATAAAGATCCTGTCAGGACGGAACAATAAAACGATAAAAGGAAAAGAGttgggaaggaaggaaggaaaatgatcaAGATAGAGGCAAAAACAGATGATGTGGTTTGGCATGATTTGCCTGACTGATGGAAGTGCTTTGTAACTGATATgaacaattttatttgaatCTGGCTGCAGCTGATGTGACTGTGTTGACACATTGATTGCCACAcgagaaaacacagagagattTGTAATTAAAGGGGAACTCCAGAggttggggggggggatttGTGAGAACCCCTGGGGGCTGGTAGTAATAAATTACCTGAAACCATCAGAGAAACGTGAGAATCTGGATTTCCGATATCTCTTGGTTGCACAAACAGTGAAGCTTCATGACGCAATCTGTTGGCTCGTACATGAGAAGACGgtagatacattttaaataagcatTACTTACTGTTGTAATGTCACT
Proteins encoded:
- the LOC114134300 gene encoding thrombospondin-type laminin G domain and EAR repeat-containing protein-like isoform X1; amino-acid sequence: MSRQIFILLLLWASRVTETTTDAWRQCTELLPLDLLSFVLERDTSRVVPGARVKQSAGARGVQFLSPDASMSFPASQLLVNCDLFPKEFSIVITVKVNRFAPKRDEYVFSLMGRSNVEAVALEEKEDEQRLREKETKSDEKHAGVILGLKLSQNSLHFVFNGHRKAAEHWSFQGIRLTPNQWHTLVLVIGLHHRKLTVDCNPPLESGPSRAFPSDLNIQASRFHIGSRGRWKGLFSGLMRQLVLVPNSDASNQLCPSSDPRLAALSVPPLLLDLPVRRRQNERHDTSSGAAGRLSVGVERPCSELLRGQLWFNPLKKGLYVCDGSVWITVLEDHKRLDYVLEQQVLTTSSETHDVEVFQIQGIGLMAAMAHRSSASGSAVYLWTNLGFRLYQNISTHGALSWKHFQVGKKAYLVVSNSGTETNKSVDKQPESDFSVIYKWSNRRKRFVQFQTLQTYCARDWEAFNINEQTYLAVANHRMGNNNHTINSVIYKWSRSTKSFEVHQTLITSGAYDWEFFKVGPYHFLVVANAFDGMTTSLDSVIYVWIDGKFQVFQTIKTFCATDWEMFQIGSRVFLVVANGHRFQGNGPSQYTINSTIYELDMSGRMFVRFQDIVTYSAVDWEFFSLGEEYFLVVANSYNGESYSLNSILYRWQGYEGFVPVHWLPTFGCSDWEFFSSNGESFLIYSSAKAPLSKVFKLKTY
- the LOC114134300 gene encoding thrombospondin-type laminin G domain and EAR repeat-containing protein-like isoform X2; the protein is MSRQIFILLLLWASRVTETTTDAWRQCTELLPLDLLSFVLERDTSRVVPGARVKQSAGARGVQFLSPDASMSFPASQLLVNCDLFPKEFSIVITVKVNRFAPKRDEYVFSLMGRSNVEAVALEEKEDEQRLREKETKSDEKHAGVILGLKLSQNSLHFVFNGHRKAAEHWSFQGIRLTPNQWHTLVLVIGLHHRKLTVDCNPPLESGPSRAFPSDLNIQASRFHIGSRGRWKGLFSGLMRQLVLVPNSDASNQLCPSSDPRLAALSVPPLLLDLPVRRRQNERHDTSSGAAGRLSVGVERPCSELLRGQLWFNPLKKGLYVCDGSVWITVLEDHKRLDYVLEQQVLTTSSETHDVEVFQIQGIGLMAAMAHRSSASGSAVYLWTNLGFRLYQNISTHGALSWKHFQVGKKAYLVVSNSGTETNKSVDKQPESDFSVIYKWSNRRKRFVQFQTLQTYCARDWEAFNINEQTYLAVANHRMGNNNHTINSVIYKWSRSTKSFEVHQTLITSGAYDWEFFKVGPYHFLVVANAFDGMTTSLDSVIYVWIDGKFQVFQTIKTFCATDWEMFQIGSRVFLVVANGHRFQGNGPSQYTINSTIYELDMSGRMFVRFQDIVTYSGLGVLQPRGRIFLGCC